A stretch of Paenibacillus peoriae DNA encodes these proteins:
- the hpt gene encoding hypoxanthine phosphoribosyltransferase, with protein sequence MQNDIQEILISEEEIQSKIKELGAQLSVKYEGKNPLVICVLKGAFIFMADLVKSITVPLELDFMAVSSYGASTKSSGIIKIIKDLDASVEGRDVLIVEDIIDSGLTLTHLIELLKNRNANSVCVVTLFDKPARRTVNLEADYTGFTLPDAFVVGYGLDYAEHYRNLPYIGILKPEIYTS encoded by the coding sequence TTGCAAAATGATATTCAGGAAATATTGATCAGCGAAGAAGAAATTCAGAGTAAAATTAAGGAATTGGGTGCACAGCTCAGCGTAAAATATGAAGGGAAAAATCCATTGGTGATTTGCGTACTGAAAGGTGCGTTTATCTTTATGGCTGATTTGGTTAAATCCATTACAGTGCCATTGGAGCTTGATTTCATGGCTGTATCAAGTTATGGAGCGTCCACAAAATCCTCAGGTATCATCAAAATCATTAAGGATTTGGACGCATCTGTGGAAGGACGCGACGTTCTGATTGTCGAAGATATTATCGACAGCGGCCTGACGCTGACACATTTGATTGAACTGCTCAAGAATCGTAATGCCAATTCGGTATGTGTCGTAACCTTGTTCGACAAGCCTGCACGCCGGACGGTTAATCTTGAAGCAGATTATACTGGATTTACGCTTCCAGATGCGTTTGTTGTCGGCTATGGTCTGGACTATGCCGAGCACTACCGGAACCTCCCATACATAGGGATTTTGAAGCCGGAAATCTATACCAGCTAA